The Aureispira anguillae genome contains a region encoding:
- a CDS encoding ribonuclease H-like YkuK family protein gives MSWRRLNGSRILLPIKEAVEKTIEKELAAGHQLKICIGTDSQVRGKNIGFATVIVFLREGKGGFMFINSEVLTQKMEIRERMIREVSKSVTLAYELSEIWDQYDIALEIHADINTDASFKSNIALKEAMGYIKGMGYEFKAKPNAFASSSCADKVC, from the coding sequence ATGAGCTGGCGAAGACTAAACGGGAGTAGAATTTTGCTACCCATTAAGGAAGCTGTCGAAAAAACAATTGAAAAAGAATTGGCAGCAGGTCACCAACTAAAGATTTGTATTGGGACAGACTCACAAGTACGTGGCAAAAACATTGGTTTTGCTACTGTTATAGTGTTTCTAAGAGAAGGAAAAGGAGGATTTATGTTTATAAACAGCGAAGTGCTAACGCAAAAAATGGAAATTCGTGAACGCATGATTCGTGAAGTCAGTAAATCCGTTACATTAGCTTATGAGCTATCTGAAATTTGGGATCAATACGACATTGCTTTGGAGATTCATGCCGATATTAATACAGATGCTAGTTTTAAATCAAATATTGCGCTAAAAGAAGCAATGGGTTATATAAAGGGAATGGGCTATGAGTTCAAAGCCAAACCCAATGCTTTTGCTAGTTCTAGCTGTGCGGATAAGGTTTGTTAG